From the bacterium genome, one window contains:
- a CDS encoding acetamidase/formamidase family protein, with protein MAHHELIASKDTVHWGYYDAKIPPILEIESGDTVRFHIESGWAEARETYGHRVSQALSDIFENCRRGGGGHILVGPIAVKGAMPGDVLEVRIKEVEPRYDWGYNSFNPLKGGVPEDFPYSRTVIVNVDKKAGVGDWGAGVKVPLRPFFGHLGVAPPPAMGELPSIPPGIWGGNLDNKELIAGSTVYLPVHNAGAQFSAGDGHGCQGDGEACVSALETALIGTFEIVLRKDMRIEVPRAETDTHYITMGFDPVLDSAVKMALREAIKFIHEEKGLSREDAYSLCSLAVDLRVTQIVNGIKGAHAMIPKVVFV; from the coding sequence ATGGCGCACCATGAATTGATTGCCTCGAAGGATACGGTTCACTGGGGCTATTACGACGCAAAAATCCCGCCGATCCTGGAAATCGAGTCGGGCGACACGGTGCGGTTCCACATCGAGTCGGGGTGGGCGGAGGCCCGGGAAACTTACGGCCACCGCGTCTCGCAGGCGCTGAGCGACATCTTCGAGAACTGCCGCCGGGGCGGCGGCGGGCACATCCTTGTCGGGCCGATTGCCGTCAAGGGCGCCATGCCGGGCGATGTGCTCGAGGTGCGGATCAAGGAGGTCGAGCCGCGCTACGACTGGGGCTACAACTCCTTCAATCCGCTGAAGGGCGGGGTGCCGGAGGATTTCCCCTACAGCCGGACCGTCATCGTGAACGTGGACAAGAAAGCCGGGGTGGGCGACTGGGGCGCGGGGGTGAAGGTGCCGCTCCGGCCGTTCTTCGGGCACCTGGGCGTCGCGCCGCCGCCCGCGATGGGCGAGCTGCCGAGCATTCCGCCCGGCATCTGGGGCGGCAACCTGGACAACAAAGAACTGATTGCCGGATCGACGGTCTATTTGCCCGTCCACAACGCCGGCGCGCAGTTCTCCGCCGGGGATGGGCACGGCTGCCAGGGGGACGGAGAAGCCTGCGTCTCCGCCCTCGAGACGGCGCTGATCGGCACCTTCGAGATCGTCTTGCGGAAAGACATGCGAATCGAGGTGCCGCGTGCCGAGACGGACACCCACTACATCACGATGGGCTTCGACCCCGTCCTCGACAGCGCCGTGAAGATGGCGCTCCGCGAGGCGATCAAGTTCATCCATGAAGAGAAGGGGCTGAGCCGGGAAGACGCCTACTCGCTTTGCAGCCTGGCGGTCGATCTGCGCGTGACCCAGATCGTGAACGGCATCAAGGGCGCCCACGCCATGATCCCGAAAGTGGTTTTTGTCTGA